In the genome of Rhodamnia argentea isolate NSW1041297 chromosome 3, ASM2092103v1, whole genome shotgun sequence, one region contains:
- the LOC115726892 gene encoding histidine--tRNA ligase, cytoplasmic-like: MADASGTLKTVTLGAKSSSLSASSVHAVSAGTARICVDSSARDRLASSPPDGRSFSASFQISFPRYFTIEETRASLTVLLNKLLLSGRSGTGTVVVDLISDFLNSVPPLGCPDFGNVAVSHEELCILDNSQASLYGICAVLYHQSTALSTIIDPVAALSCEAISEAAFDRMGSESDPADWLTSSDSSDWLTSSDSSDWLTSKEEIEVARVMRLLLNGSTLAGKAQCEAFWCIPIVHATLREVVKSVQSEVLVNLNSSVIIQKVGSSADGAAKALGNKLLELVNVLLSIGKSSLCRAKMNLDSIAADALKSSLTLIFEKECVSMEDLDNEFKVLMDAFICRDYEMIVHELYMLCGCVWKIVVWEVITAFVALEGSVLCEKGKLEEITGVRADKTSEKKVVLGKGTTVVMQLLKDRIQRNGETDGDSPTLLEKLVKSLLLFLDMKGPEFDHFWNKVKDIVNTNGSSRLPKLPKGTRDFANEEMVIRNKVFSIVTSVFKKHGAAALDSPAFELRETMMGKYGMDSRLICDLADQGGELCSLQYNLTIPFARYMAMNGLTSLKKYQIARVYRWDNPCSGRFHEVFQCDFDIAGQHVRMGPDFEVIHVLTELLDKLSIGDYEVKLNHQKLLEGMLEICGVPLEKFRTICSSIDKLDKQSFEQIGKEMMEENGLTAAMVEGIGNFVKEGGSPLELLSKLQEKGSKFLENEGSMHALNDLEILFKALEKSKCIDKVVFDLSLARDLDYYTGVIFEAVFKGATQVGSIATGGRYDNLIGMFGTKQVPVVGFSLEIERVFAMMEQLLKDQNQIIRDTETQVLVGFLVDDLPLAAELVSEVWNAGLKAEFMVDKELMKHIDYAKNSQIPWMVLVGEQELSEGVVKLKDVENEKEELVPRSTIVEELINRTGEL, from the exons ATGGCTGACGCCAGTGGAACCCTCAAAACGGTGACGTTGGGAGCAAAGAGTTCCTCCCTCTCTGCCTCCTCAGTACACGCAGTATCTGCCGGTACTGCTCGGATATGTGTAGACTCGTCGGCACGCGATCGTCTCGCGTCTTCGCCTCCCGATGGGAGGTCTTTTTCGGCCAGTTTCCAGATATCCTTCCCTCGTTACTTTACCATTGAGGAGACACGCGCTTCTCTTACGGTGCTCCTCAACAAGCTCCTTCTCTCCGGTCGTTCGGGCACGGGCACGGTCGTTGTCGACCTCATTTCGGATTTCCTAAATTCTGTGCCTCCTCTGGGATGCCCAGATTTTGGGAATGTTGCCGTCAGCCATGAGGAACTGTGTATATTGGACAATTCACAAGCTAGTTTGTATGGCATTTGCGCAGTTTTATATCACCAATCAACAGCCTTGTCGACTATCATTGATCCAGTTGCTGCATTGTCATGCGAGGCTATCAGCGAGGCGGCCTTCGATCGGATGGGCTCGGAATCAGACCCGGCTGATTGGCTTACCTCCTCGGACTCGAGTGATTGGCTTACCTCCTCGGACTCGAGTGATTGGCTTACCTCTAAAGAGGAGATCGAGGTTGCTAGGGTTATGAGATTATTGCTTAATGGGTCTACGTTGGCGGGTAAGGCACAGTGTGAGGCATTTTGGTGCATTCCCATAGTTCATGCAACATTGAGAGAGGTGGTTAAATCAGTACAGTCAGAGGTGCTGGTGAACCTGAATTCCTCTGTAATAATACAGAAAGTTGGGTCTAGCGCTGATGGTGCGGCAAAGGCCCTTGGGAATAAGCTTTTGGAACTGGTCAATGTGCTTCTGAGTATCGGTAAGAGCTCTTTATGCCGAGCGAAGATGAATTTAGATTCAATTGCTGCTGATGCCCTGAAAAGCAGCTTAACCCTTATCTTTGAAAAGGAGTGTGTGAGCATGGAGGATTTGGATAATGAATTTAAGGTGCTGATGGACGCATTTATTTGCAGAGACTATGAGATGATTGTGCATGAATTATATATGCTTTGTGGTTGTGTCTGGAAAATAGTGGTTTGGGAggtgattactgcatttgttgcACTTGAGGGAAGCGTATTGTGCGAAAAGGGGAAACTTGAGGAAATTACTGGAGTGCGAGCCGATAAGACAAGTGAGAAGAAGGTGGTGCTGGGGAAAGGGACAACTGTTGTAATGCAATTACTAAAGGATAGAATTCAGAGGAATGGAGAAACCGACGGCGATAGTCCAACGCTACTGGAGAAACTTGTAAAAAGTTTATTACTGTTCCTGGACATGAAGGGTCCAGAATTTGATCATTTCTGGAACAAAGTGAAGGACATTGTGAACACTAATGGAAGTAGCAGGCTACCGAAGCTTCCCAAG GGAACTCGTGATTTTGCAAATGAAGAAATGGTAATAAGAAACAAAGTATTCTCCATTGTAACAAGTGTTTTCAAGAAGCATGGTGCCGCGGCCCTTGATTCTCCTGCTTTTGAATTGAGAGAGACTATGATGGGAAAGTACGGGATGGACTCGAGGCTAATTTGTGATCTTGCTGACCAG ggTGGAGAGCTTTGTTCTTTACAATACAACTTGACCATTCCATTTGCAAGATATATGGCTATGAATGGACTTACTTCATTAAAGAAATACCAAATTGCTAGAGTATACAGGTGGGATAACCCTTGTAGTGGTAGATTCCACGAGGTTTTCCAATGTGACTTTGACATTGCTGGGCAACATGTAAGGATGGGGCCAGATTTTGAGGTCATACATGTTCTTACTGAGCTGCTTGATAAACTGAGTATTGGAGATTATGAG GTTAAGTTGAACCACCAGAAGTTATTGGAAGGTATGTTGGAAATATGTGGTGTGCCGTTGGAGAAATTCAGAACTATTTGCTCAAGTATAGACAAGTTAGACAAACAGTCATTTGAGCAGATTGGGAAGGAGATG ATGGAGGAAAACGGTTTAACTGCTGCGATGGTAGAAGGAATTGGCAATTTTGTAAAGGAAGGGGGTTCGCCTCTGGAGTTGTTGTCAAAGCTTCAAGAGAAGGGGAGCAAATTTCTGGAAAATGAAGGATCTATGCATGCCCTGAATGACTTGGAGATATTGTTCAAGGCCTTGGAAAAGTCAAAGTGTATCGACAAAGTTGTATTCGATTTGAGTCTTGCCAGGGATCTCGATTATTATACAGGGGTGATATTTGAAGCAGTTTTTAAAGGGGCCACACAG GTTGGATCAATTGCTACTGGGGGGCGTTATGACAACCTTATAGGAATGTTTGGTACAAAGCAGGTTCCGGTAGTTGGTTTTAGTCTAGAAATTGAACGAGTATTTGCAATGATGGAGCAACTTCTGAAAGATCAGAATCAG ATCATTCGAGATACAGAGACGCAAGTCTTGGTCGGATTTTTGGTCGATGACTTGCCTTTAGCTGCGGAGCTAGTGAGTGAGGTCTGGAATGCCGGATTGAAAGCAGAGTTCATGGTAGATAAGGAATTGATGAAGCACATTGATTATGCCAAAAATTCGCAGATCCCCTGGATGGTGCTGGTAGGCGAACAGGAATTGAGTGAAGGTGTGGTAAAGTTGAAAGATGTTGAGAATGAGAAAGAGGAATTGGTTCCTAGAAGCACAATCGTTGAAGAACTTATCAACCGTACGGGTGAGTTGTGA